The Scleropages formosus chromosome 11, fSclFor1.1, whole genome shotgun sequence genome window below encodes:
- the LOC108933035 gene encoding butyrophilin subfamily 1 member A1-like → MTGSERFEVLGPADPVVAVAGEDVVLPCYLKPNISAVDLHVEWFRVQTNNPLVHLYRDHEDRNENQVPSYRGRTSLFPEELSKGNTSLKLNEVRGSDDGRYKCFVRSHEWSEDSSINLNIKAVGTQPVISIEGYKEGGISLVCESKGWYPQPEVLWMDSEGHSLPAGHTETHTDSMDLFTVRRRVIVQETEINRFTCRVLQQQLNEMKETITDIPGEMFHRAHPWKVTFAVVISLAAVAVLGCTVLAHRFVKLRTKRELLKARSYAVDVTLDPDTAHPRLILSEDRKQVKYGDKKQDLPDNPERIDWWPCVLGKEGFSSGRYYWEVQVGDKTDWRLGVARESMNRKECVTLNPTNGLWLIWLRNGNEYKALADPIVPLCLSVKPRKLGVYVDYEEGQVSFYNVEDKFCIYNFCGYNFTEKLFPFFWPGFCSSSLILSPVSPRN, encoded by the exons ATGACAGGATCAG AGAGGtttgaggttcttggtccagctgatcctgtagttgctgtagctggtgaagatgttgttctgccctgttacctcaaacccaacatcagtgctgtggacctaCATGTCGAGTGGTTTAGAGTTCAGACCAATAACCCACTTGTACATCTTTACCGGgatcatgaggacagaaatgagaatcaAGTTCCATCCTACAGGGGAAGGACGTCACTGTTTCCTGAGGAACTCAGCAAAGGAAACACTTCACTTAAATTGAATGAAGTCAGAGGCTCTGACGATGGGCgatataaatgttttgttcgCTCTCATGAGTGGTCTGAAGATTCCTCAATTAATCTCAATATTAAAG CTGTAGGAACCCAACCAGTGATCTCCATCGAGGGATATAAAGAAGGAGGAatcagtctggtgtgtgaatctaaaggctggtACCCTCAGCCTGAAGTGCtctggatggacagtgaaggacacagtctccctgctggacacacagagacacacacagacagtatggACCTCTTCACCGTGAGACGACGTGTTATTGTACAGGAGACAGAGATCAACAGGTTCACCTGTCGAGTTCTACAGCAACAGTTAAACGAAATGAAAGAGACAATAACTGACATCccag GTGAGATGTTTCATCGTGCCCATCCCTGGAAAGTGACCTTTGCTGTTGTCATCTCtctggctgctgttgctgttcttGGATGCACAGTTTTGGCTCATCGTTTTGTAAAACTGCGAACAAAAAGAG AACTTTTAAAAGCACGAAGTTATGCAg ttgatgtgactctggaccctgaCACAGCACACCCAAGACTCATCCTAtctgaggacaggaaacaagtgAAATATGGAGATAAAAAACAGGATCTTCCTGACAACCCAGAGAGGATTGACTGGTGGCCCTGTGTCCTGGGAAAAGAGGGGTTTTCTTCAGGGCGATattactgggaggtgcaggtCGGGGACAAGACTGACTGGAGACTAGGAGTGGCCAGAGAGTCCATGAACAGGAaggagtgtgttacactgaatCCTACTAATGGTCTCTGGCTTATTTGGCTGAGGAATGGAAATGAGTACAAGGCTCTCGCTGATCCCATCGTGCCCCTCTGCTTGAGTGTGAAGCCCCGTAAGTTGGGGGTGTatgtggactatgaggagggtcaggtctCCTTTTACAATGTGGAGGACAAGTTTTGTATCTATAATTTCTGTGGATACAACTTCACtgagaaacttttcccattcttTTGGCCAGGCTTCTGTTCCAGCTCACTGATCTTATCTCCTGTTAGTCCTCGGAACTGA